A stretch of DNA from Longimicrobium sp.:
CCACCACGCTGGATGCGCCGCGGATGGACGTGATCGTGCTCGAAAATCCGAGTGGATACGGCCCGTTCGGCGCCAAGGGCGTGGGCGAGATGCCCATCGACGGGCCCGCGCCCGCGGTCGTCAACGCGATCCGCCACCTGGGGCTGGACGTGCGCTCCATCCCCGCGATTCCCGAAACCATCATGGAGGTGGCATGCGCTTCACGCTGAACGGCGCCCAGACGGAGGTCGACGCGCATCCCATGAAGCGCCTGCTGGACGTGCTGCGCGAGGAATGCGGGCTGACGGGCACCAAGGAAGGCTGCGGCGAGGGCGAGTGCGGCGCCTGCACGGTGCTGGTGGATGGACAGCCCGTGGTCTCCTGCCTGGTCCCGTTCGCCCAGGCGGCGGACGCGGAGGTGACGACCATCGAGGGGCTGGGCG
This window harbors:
- a CDS encoding (2Fe-2S)-binding protein: MRFTLNGAQTEVDAHPMKRLLDVLREECGLTGTKEGCGEGECGACTVLVDGQPVVSCLVPFAQAADAEVTTIEGLGGTHPYQRAFAEFSGAQCGICTPGMILAAIALGPDPSLEDIRTGLAGNLCRCTGYEAIYRAIQNA